Sequence from the Methanobrevibacter oralis genome:
TAAATAAATTTTAAACCAAGTTCTGGATCATTATGAGAAGGTGAAGGATAAACTAATAAATCATTATCATAAAATTCTTTATTTGAAACTGAAATTAAAGACTCGTGGCGACTTCTATAATGCCATTTAAGCATTTTAACTGGAAATGATAATTTACATAAATGCAAGATACTTTCCATATCAAGCGATGTTGCAACTTCTTCTTCACTTTCTCCTGTTGACATTTGATCAAAAAATGAAGTTGGAGGTAATTGTTGAGTATCACCCATTACTACAGCTGTTTTTCCTCTCATAAATGCACCTAATGCATCTTCAGGTTTGACTTGGCTTGCTTCATCGAAAATTACTACATCAAATTGTAGCTCCTCATTAGTTGGATCTAGATATTGTGCAACAGATAATGGACTCATCATAAAACAAGGTTTAATCTGTTTTATTAATCCACCAGCTTTTTCAAGTAGTTTTCTAACAGGCATATGCCCACTCTTTCTTGTAAATTCACCAGCTAATATTTTTACTTGTGGGTTTTCAGTGTGACCAAATATTTGTGGAATACTACTATTTAATTTATAAAATATTCGTTTTCTATTAAGTAAAAGTATTTTTTTGTCTAAATCTTTAAATTCATCTATTCTATTTTCATGAAGTTCACCAATAAAAGTAGCTAATTCTTGATTTTCTACAAATAATATATTAAGTAATGAATCTGCAAAGTTACCCTCAACTAATGCTTTAACATCATCTTTTTTAACATTCCTTTTTTCAATAGATTCAATAAACATCTCTGCATAAGAACCTTTTAGAGCGTTTTTTGTATTTAAATACTGAGACCATAAATGAAGACTTGAAAGTTGTCCTCTCCAATTGTATAATTGTTCTCTCCAATCTTCAAATGCAACATCTCCTGTTTCTCTTTTAAAAATTAATTTACTTCGAGGATTTAATTTAGATTTTAAATTTGACAATACTTTTACAAATTCTTCGCCAGAATCAATATACTCAGCTAAATCCCTTTCAGGTTTAATATCATACAAATCCTTAGATAATATGTCAATAGTATTTTGTGAAAATGTTCCTTCATGAACTAAAGCTTTAAATTCACTCATCCAATTAGCTATTGCTTTTAAATCATTTATATTTGCTCCCACATGCCAATAAACACCATAATAACTTTTACCTAATGAATTATTAGTTTCTAAATCTTTTCTTAACTTAATAACATCTTTAACTTCATTTAAATCATTAATAATATCCTCAATACTTCCAGGAATATTGGCTCTGTAAAACCTCTCAACAAGCTCAATATGTTGTTTGTTATTAAAAAACCTGAATTTTTTATTATATAACTGTCTTAATTGATTTATTAACTTATCAATATCAACATGATAAATACTGTTGTTAAATTTATTTAAAATAACTGAATTCTTTTGATATTGTTCTAATTGTGAAATCAATTTAAAAGCGTCATTATTGTTATTGTCCCATGCTCCTGATTTTAAGATATTTCCATCAATTAACTCAGCACTTTGTGATTTTATAATTTCAAAAGCTGAAAGTGAGTTTTGAAACTCATTTAATGTATCTGGCTTTTTAATACCATAAGTATCGTAAACTCGTCCTCTTTCAACTAAAAAGTTATCTAATGATAATAATGTATCATTAATTAACATTTCAATTTCCCTTAAGTCAGCAGGAAGTAAACTTTTTGGAGCACATTTACTCCAAGGATTCTCTTTTGAAATAGTTTGATGTAATTCGGCTAAATTTTCAAGAGATAAAGTTAAGTCATCTAAATCTTTTAAAGTTACATTTTCAGGATTTGAAAATCTAACCAAAGGCATTATACTACCTTTACGTGAAAAATGATCATCTGCCCCTTCTTTCATACCATACAATTGAAAAGGAGACAAATTAACACTGAAAGACGGTTTATGGATAATTTGAGAATAATCATCAAGTTGACGGCGTAAAGTTTCTAATTTTCTAATTGTTTGGTCTATATTTAATGGTTCTTGAGACCTTACATTAGTAGCTTTTTCCAAATCTTTTAAAAACTTTTTACGCCTTGTTTTATGGGAATGTAATTCTAAAATAAACTTGCCTAATCCCACACCAGTCAACCTATCTTTAACAACATCAAGTGCAGCCATTTTTTCTGAAACAAATAAAACTGATTTTCCCTCAGCTAAAAGTTCAGCTATTAAGTTCACAATAGTCTGAGACTTACCCGTGCCTGGCGGCCCTTCAACAACAAGATTCCTACCTGCTTTAACATCTTCAATAGCTGCAATTTGTGAAGAATCAGCATCAAGAACCTGATACATATTTGCATATTCTAATCTTGAATCAATATCTTCCTCTCTAAATGCCTCTTGAGTATTTTTGCTTGGATTAAAAATTGCTTGAATTAATTCATTTTTAGTCAAATCAACATTGTCCGGCCATGCTTCAGGATTTAAATCATTATACATTACAAACTTAGTGAAACTAAAAAAGCCAAGTGCAACATCATTATTTACCTTCCAGTTAGGCATTCTATCAGTTGCATGTTTAATTTTAGCAATATAATGATCAACAACCTCACCATATTTTTTAAACTCAAAATCAGGAATTTCAATACCCGCTTCTAATAATTTAGCCTTAAGAGAAATATTGGTTTGAATATCTTCACCTGTCCATTCTAAATTAAATGATTCACCTATCTTTTTTCTCTCAATAGAAACAGGAATTAAAACTAAAGGAGCTTTATTTACTTGTTTTGGTTTAGTTTTATCAACCCATTCTAAAAATCCAATAGCCAAATACAAAATATTATATCCTTGCTCTTGAAGCATTGTTTTAGCTTGATTATTAATATAATACAATCTTTTCTGGAGTTCTTTTGGAGTTAAATCAGTAGCTAATTTTTTATCCCCCTCAGTAAACTTTGAAAAATCAAAAGAAATATGATCCCAAACGGAATTAGATTTATCAGATTTCTTATCTTTTTTATTAGCTACAAAATACATTTTATTTTCTTGTAAAACTAATGTCTGATAAAGGTTGATTGGAGATTGATTAACTATAGTAATAGTTCTAGCTCTAGATTTAAAATTTAAAAGCTGATTTCTTAAAGTTAAATCCAATAACTCTTTACGTAAGTTTTCAAACTCTTTTTCGATTATATTAGAAGATTTAGATAACATGATGCCCCTTTATTATATGAAAAAATTTAGAAATTATATATTAGTATTAAACTATACATTAATAAATATTTCTAAAAACTATTAAAAACTTATAATATTGACCTAAATTAAAAATAAAAAGAAAGTTAAAATTAAAATGTTAATATTAGGTTAATAATTGCAAATTTATTAAATCATCACAATATAACAAAAATAATTTAAGAATTCTATAAATATAAGAATCATAAAAGAAAATAAAAGTGTAATATGACTAATTATCATAAATTGCTAATAATTTTTTTTAATTTTGATTTGTTTCTTTTACCTGTTATTCTTTTTATATAAAATTTAGCTCCAGAATTATCTGGATCATTTTCTAAAACTTCATTAAAACATTCTATCGCATCATCGTATTTATTTTGAAGATATAATATATTTCCTTTTTTAAATAATAAAATATTGTAATCATAATTAGAATCTAAAAGTAATTCATTAATCCTATTTAATAAAGTATCCAAATCATTAAAATGATCATATAAAATAATCAAATATGTTAAAACATGAAAAATTTCATAATTTTTACTTAATAAATAATCATATATTTCTAAAGATTTTTTATAGTTTCCTTTTTCTAATTGATTAAATGCTTTATTATACATTTTTAAGTAATTAATTTTAATAATAATTTAAAACACCTCTTCGATTAAATTGTCTTTTGCTTCTTGAATGTTCCCTTTTAGAAAATTATAATTATCTAAATATTCATCATGAATTTTTATTGCTTCGTCATATTTACCCATTACCTCTAAGGCATGGTCATAGGAAAGATAATAAATATTAAATACTTTTACATTATCATGTTTGATTTTTGAAATTCTTTCAAACCCCTTTAAACTTACCTCAAAATGTCCCAAATCAGCTAGAAGAGAATATTTATAAATCAAAAAAGGAAAAGAATCATCTATTTTAATATATTTATTAATTTCAATTAGAGCATTGGAATAATCTTCTTTTTCCATGTTAAAACAATATTTACTTAGAATAGTAAATGAATTATCTGTATCGATGTTTAATGCTTTATCCAAATACTCTAAAGCAAGATCCATATCACCCATATATAAATAACAATTCCCAACATGTGTTAATAAATCAGTATTTTCTGGTTTTTCTTTTAAAAGCTTATTAAAATAGTGAAATGCACAGTCATAATCACGAGAATAATAATAATAATAATAATAACCTAAAGAAATTTCAAATAATTTTTCAGAATCATCATAATGATAGTCTAAAACTCTATTAAAACAATCTAATGCCAAATCATAATCCATTAAATATATGCATTTTTTTGCTTTTTGAAAATAAAATCTATACTTTGCAATTTTTTTAAAAACTAAGTCATAACATTTAAAAGAATTTTCCTTATCAAAAAGACAAGAATAAAAAAGACCTTTAGAGGATAATGCATCAACATTATCTTTATCAAATATTAATATTTTATTAATCGTTTCAATAGCCTTTTTATTTTTAAATACCCTATAGTAATTCAATGATTTATTCACATAATAATCAACAATCCTATCCTTAATATACATGCAAAATCATCCCTTTCTTATGAGTCTTATTTAGAAATTAATTTGACTATTTTTTCTTTTTCTTCTTGAATTTTTTCTTTTGGGAAATTGTAATTATTTAAATATTCATCATAAACTTTAATAGCATCTTCATATTTTCCCATCAATCCTAAAGCATGACCATAATGAAAATAATATAAATGAATTATAGCCCAGTCATCAAATTCTTTTATTGGGATTTGTTCAAAACCATTTAAACTATCTTCATATCTTCCCAAATCAGCAAGAAGAGAATATTTATGAATTAAACTTGGTAAAATTGATTCTAATTCAATACATTTATTAATAATTTAAAGTGCACTTGAATAATCGTTATTTTCCATATAAATATGAAATTTTCTTGCAAGTCCCAATAGATTATCAGGATTCTTGTCTAATGCTTTATCAGCATATTCCATTGCAAGATCAAAATCACCCAATTCTAAATAACAACCACTTATATTAATTAATACTTCAACATTATCCGGTTGGATTTTTAAAAGATTATTAAAATAATGATATGCTTTATCATAATTTTCAGAGAAATAGTAACACAATCCAATTTCATTTAATGTGTCAAAATTTTCACAATTATAGTCTAAAACTTTATTAAGGTAATCTAGTGCCAAATCATATTCATCTAAATTCATGCAAGCTCTTGCCTTTTGAAAATAAACATGATATTTAAGTCCATTTTTAAAAGCTAAATCAAAACACTTAAAAGAAGTTTCCTTATCAAAAAGACAGGAATAAAAAAAACCCCTAGTTATTAATGCTTCAACATTATTTTTATCTAACCACAATGCCTTATTAACCGTTTCAATTGCTTTTTTAATTTTAAATATTCTACAATAAGCAAGAGACTTATCTAAATAAAAATCAACAATTTTATCCTTAAACATGCAAAATCATCCCATTTTATAGATCTTCTTTAGAAAGTTCAAATATACATATATTCACCGAAAACTCAACTACCTCCATAGTTTCAAATTTTAGAAATAATACAATTAATTCCAATGAATAATGAGCTTTAGCAAATTCCAATTTTTTACCTTCAGCTTTTACAACCTTATATCCATCATTATAGAAATATATCTAGTAAATTTACCTAAATACTATTGTATGGTCATTGAGTATGTGTTTAATTTTAACTAATCGCTAATGATATATAAAATACCCCATATTGTTTTAAATTTGTCACACCCCCATGTAATAAAAGTAAGGGAAGATTATAAAAATTTAATATAGATTAATAACAATGCATTAATAATATTAAACCTCCTACAAATAAACTAAAAGATATAATAAAAAATTTTAACAAACCATCTGTGGTTTTAAGATCAAATGGTAAGATTTTATTTGCAATATCTGGAGATAAACTAAAACAAACAATTAATAATGAAATTATAAAAATCAATAAATTGTTATTTAAAAAGTTATTATTTAGAAAAATACTTTCAAACAAATGCATTAAAGATATGCCTATTAAATGAGTGCTAAGTGAAATACCTAATAAAAAATAAGGAATAGGCATATATCCCGAATCTTCATCATTAAAATTATTTTCCATAGTTATTTTTTCACTAAACACATTTAATCTTAAAAGCATGAAAATTGCAGGAAATGCTGCTGAAAGACTAAATGAAAAAGCACCATAAATATTCCCTTGAATTAATGCTGTAGGAAATATGAAAAAAGGCAGTACAATAGATATAGAAACCATGAATATTAAAATTCCTTGATATGAAATTCTATAAAATATTCCATTTTTATAATAAAAAAATCCAAATTTATTATCAAACCAATCTCTTTTATAAGATATAATTGAAAAATATAAGGAAAATAATGTAGATCCTAAAATAAAAAATAAAATAGACCAAAAAACATTAAGAATAGAGTAAACTACAAATGAGAAAATCAATCCGAAAAATTCACCCATAAAAAAGCATTTAATTGCCAACCTTTTAAGTTCAATTTGACTCATATATTTCCAATTATTTCTACTCCAATAATCATTATCCATGACGACCAATTCCATAAACAGTATATATTTGATTAATAATCACCAATTAAATTAAGAAAAAAATAATTTCAATTGAATAATAATATAACTAATACTTAAATATTAATACAATTTCAAAAGTTTTAAATGATAATTATTTTTTTAGATAATATTAAAATTAGGAAATCAAAAAAGGACCCGATTTTTCAAGTTTACAACTTGATATTTTTGAAGCAAAATCCCCTGATTCTTTAATATTTCCACCTTTTAATCTTTTAGAAATATATGCAGCCATATATGTATCTCCACAACCTGTAGAATCTGCAACTTGACTGCATTCAACAGCTTTTATTTTTATTTCATTTCCTGAAATAATCCTAGACCCTTTACTTCCATTTGTAATTACTATTTCTGATGCTTCAACATCTCCTAAAATAGCTGCTTCATCTTCATCTAGAAATATCCCATTTATCCCTGAGAGGATATTATCTAAATCATCAAAGCGTTTTAACTTAATTGTATAATAATCATTAAATTTTTCATGAGGACAACGTAAAAATCCCTGAATTGACAAATATATTGGTACATTAAATGATTTTAAATATTCAATTGTATCCTTAGGAAAATCATAGCGATTTAGTGGATTTAACACAATAGCATCAATTTTAAGGTTTTTTAAAATATTTTCTAAATCCTTTTTTAAAATTGGAATTTTGGCGAAATTACTTAATTGATGTCTTAAGTCCAAATTGTCCCTTTTAGGATAATGATTTATAAAATAATGAGTATCTTCTTTTAAAAGCACTTTTACTTTAGATATATCTGGAAATTCATTAATTAACTCTTTTGAAGAGGTATTTACAATAGCCAAATAATCATTAAAATACTCTTCAAAAACAAAACTTTGAAAATAAGTTGCTCCTCCAACCTTAAATGATTTTTCACTGCCAACGATGATTAAATCTTTAGTTACAGGACCAATACAAATAAGTGTCATATAAAAAAAAAGTAAAAGGAGTTTAAATTCCCCTATCTTGCATCCTATCAGCTTCTGTTAAATTTGACATTTCTAAACCTTTCATAGCTTCGCCTAATCCTTTGGATACTTCAGCTAATACATCTGCTTTGTCATAATTTGCAGTTGCTTCAACTATGGCTTTTGCAAATGCTTGTGGATTATTAGATTTAAAGATTCCTGAACCTACAAATATTCCATCTGAACCTAATTGCATCATAAGTGACGCATCAGCAGGAGTAGCTATACCTCCAGCTGCAAAGTTTACTACAGGTAATTTACCTAATTCTGCAGTTTTTTTAACAAGTTCAATTGGTGCTTCAATATCTCTTGCATATTTCCAAAGCTCTTCCTCTTCTAAACCTTGAATGGTTCTAATTTCACCCATTACTATTCTCATATGGCGAACTGCTTCTACAATATTTCCTGTACCAGGTTCGCCTTTAGTACGAATCATAGCTGCACCTTCA
This genomic interval carries:
- a CDS encoding tetratricopeptide repeat protein; translation: MYNKAFNQLEKGNYKKSLEIYDYLLSKNYEIFHVLTYLIILYDHFNDLDTLLNRINELLLDSNYDYNILLFKKGNILYLQNKYDDAIECFNEVLENDPDNSGAKFYIKRITGKRNKSKLKKIISNL
- a CDS encoding tetratricopeptide repeat protein, encoding MYIKDRIVDYYVNKSLNYYRVFKNKKAIETINKILIFDKDNVDALSSKGLFYSCLFDKENSFKCYDLVFKKIAKYRFYFQKAKKCIYLMDYDLALDCFNRVLDYHYDDSEKLFEISLGYYYYYYYSRDYDCAFHYFNKLLKEKPENTDLLTHVGNCYLYMGDMDLALEYLDKALNIDTDNSFTILSKYCFNMEKEDYSNALIEINKYIKIDDSFPFLIYKYSLLADLGHFEVSLKGFERISKIKHDNVKVFNIYYLSYDHALEVMGKYDEAIKIHDEYLDNYNFLKGNIQEAKDNLIEEVF
- a CDS encoding tetratricopeptide repeat protein; protein product: MGRYEDSLNGFEQIPIKEFDDWAIIHLYYFHYGHALGLMGKYEDAIKVYDEYLNNYNFPKEKIQEEKEKIVKLISK
- a CDS encoding tetratricopeptide repeat protein, which encodes MFKDKIVDFYLDKSLAYCRIFKIKKAIETVNKALWLDKNNVEALITRGFFYSCLFDKETSFKCFDLAFKNGLKYHVYFQKARACMNLDEYDLALDYLNKVLDYNCENFDTLNEIGLCYYFSENYDKAYHYFNNLLKIQPDNVEVLINISGCYLELGDFDLAMEYADKALDKNPDNLLGLARKFHIYMENNDYSSAL
- a CDS encoding PfkB family carbohydrate kinase; this encodes MTLICIGPVTKDLIIVGSEKSFKVGGATYFQSFVFEEYFNDYLAIVNTSSKELINEFPDISKVKVLLKEDTHYFINHYPKRDNLDLRHQLSNFAKIPILKKDLENILKNLKIDAIVLNPLNRYDFPKDTIEYLKSFNVPIYLSIQGFLRCPHEKFNDYYTIKLKRFDDLDNILSGINGIFLDEDEAAILGDVEASEIVITNGSKGSRIISGNEIKIKAVECSQVADSTGCGDTYMAAYISKRLKGGNIKESGDFASKISSCKLEKSGPFLIS
- the pdxS gene encoding pyridoxal 5'-phosphate synthase lyase subunit PdxS, which produces MVKGTDVLKEGFAKMTKGGVIMDVVNAEQAGIAEDAGAVAVMALEKVPADIRAAGGVARMADPTIVEEVVDAVSIPVMAKARIGHIAEAQILETLGVDMIDESEVLTPADEQFHINKKEFTIPFVCGARNLGEALRRIDEGAAMIRTKGEPGTGNIVEAVRHMRIVMGEIRTIQGLEEEELWKYARDIEAPIELVKKTAELGKLPVVNFAAGGIATPADASLMMQLGSDGIFVGSGIFKSNNPQAFAKAIVEATANYDKADVLAEVSKGLGEAMKGLEMSNLTEADRMQDRGI